GCATCAAATTGCTAgcaaactattaaaaaaaagaaataaagacacaaaatggagagaaaaatgtAAACCTGAAGAGAAACacaaaaaatagagagaaaacacAAAAATAGTAGAAGAGAACATATGTTTTAGGACGAACATGATGGTAATTTTAAAATATGTGAGAATTACAAGGGATAAAGATATTTTTTACTTGGTCAAACTAGAATGACTGAtaagccaaaaataaaaaaataggagtTTCTCTCCTAGTATGTGCACACTTATCTAAATATCTTATCTCGGCTAACTACATTTTCTACGCATAGGTGTCCTTGACTGATGAACAATCTACCATAAACGACTATGTTGGCCTAATCACCACTTTATAGAACTTACTTTAAGCCTTGGCAAAATTTCACCCACTCCTCTTCAATGTGATGTGTGAGATCACCATTAATTTCTTTTCATGAGTAATGGATCCAAGATACTTCTCCAAtggccaaacccatcgatagcccctcaaacttgtttctaaaattcacttagacccctaaactaagACTTGTACCTATTAAACCCATAAACCCTCAAATTTGAttccaattgggcatttttttccGCATCAGCAAAAAGGTCAAAGTGTGTGTTGTACACACGCAATGACGTGACAAAACGAGCTAATTGAAAGCTGACACGTGGCATTGTAGGtccaataattatttaaaattaattataattttttttaaaaaagtttataataatggcattgaggaaattattaaaagataattctaaaattattttaaaaataaaaaattgattatttttaaaaaattataaaaaaaattataaaaaatgaaataaattattatttaaaaaaattgtaaatttttttaaaaatggcattgaggatataaattatgaattttttttaataaattattaaaaaaataaaaataaaaaaattattattttaaaaaaatataaattattttaaaaaataaaataaattattaaaaaattattttaaaaataaaaaattaattattaaaaaaattataaaactttttaaaatgaaaataaaaaatgtcattgaggatccaaattatgaaaagataattataaaattatttgaaaaataaaaataaaaagctgattattttaaaaaattataaatttttgtaaaaaatgaaataaattgtttaaaaattatttaaaaaattaattattaaaaaattataaatttttaaaaatgaaaataaaaaatggcactgaggatccaaattatgaaaaaataattataaaattatttaaaaaataaaaataaaaaactaattattaaaaagaaattataatttttttaaaaaatgaaatacattattaaaaaattatttaaaaaattaattattaaaaaaaattataaaactttttaaaatgaaaataataaatggcatttaggatccaaattatgaaaaaataattataaaattatttgaaaaataaaaataaaaaactgattattaaaaaaaattataaatttttttaaataatgaaataaattattaaaaaattattttttttaaaatataactattagaaaaattataaaaaattttaaaatgaaaataaaaaatggaattgaggataaaaattatgaaaaaataattataaaattatttaaaaaataaaaatagaaatctgattatttcgaaaaaaattataattttttttaaaaaatgaaataaattattaaaaaaataaaaaaacttttttaaatgaaaataaaaaatggcttgaggatccaaattatgaaaaaataattataaaattattttaaaatataaacaaaaaactaattattaaaaagaaattataaaattttttaaaagatgtaaataaaaaacagattttttttaaattcaattttattaaataaaaataaattggggccctctaatgctttttggggcctttagtgtttaaaaaaaataaaattgttattaaaaaaattttgaggccctcaatgccacttgacaactttttattcgtaaattagtaaaaaaaaatgctCCTTGCGCGCCTCCCACGATGGCACTGCACGCGCAGTGCCACATAGACAAAAAATGTCCAATTGGAACAAAATACGTGGGTTTAGGTGTCTAATAGGAACAGACCTTAATTTAGGGGTCTAAGTAAATTttcgcaacaagtttgagtgactatcgatgggtttggccttcTCTCCAATCTTTCTACCCATCTTTATCCATATCATGtctacaaataacatacaccataaCATCCATCCCTGaatatattttgttaattatagAAACAAGCCAAGGACTGACCCCTGGCACAACCCCATCACAACCGGGCCAACCCTACTCGCTGTCGCATGCATATTTGTCTAAAATCTCCAACTAGATTTTCTTATTGCAGGGACCATTTACATCGACACAACATAtcgacaacaacaacatactcaatgCAAGTGGAGTCTAGAGAGGATAGTGTGTAcccagaccttacccctacctacCTTGAGAGGTAGAGGTTGTCTCCGATAGACCACAAGTAGAGATGCTGAGACTAcatagaaaaaaatcataatcaaagcAATTGTTAAAAAGTAGTGATCCCTCTACATCAGTTACATTCTACGAACACTATTAACTTAATAAGTACTTCTCTATTTACTAGACCCTATACAAAGGATGGTGAGAGTAGAAATTCTGGCAGTGATCTCTTTAAAGGAATCCCACATAAGGGACACCAAGGTTTTGGAGGTTCATCATCTGTGTTAGACTTGAAATCTGAAGGATATCCAGACATTTTGAAAAGGGGCGAAGGAGCTAATATTGAAGCCCATCTCTGACAGCACATGCAATGCCATACCGGAACAAGTGGGCAGATACGCATAGAAACAGCACACCGAAATAGTTTGTGTCTTGGACTATTTCCAGTATCACACTTCACCCCTTGACAGACGGCAGAATCTGGAGAATCAAATGGTACAGATGCTGAGCAGAAACTACATTCCTCCTCCTCTACATATTCACAAAAGGAGGGACGCTGACTGCAAAATAAGAGACACAGTGAGTCGGAATCAGCAATATCCACGTATCCACTTGAATACTGTAATCGTCAAAAGTTACAGAATAAACAATTACTAACTGACActagaaaattcaaagtgtccatCATTAAGAAAGAAGAGGTTTATTTGCATCAATGTGAACCTTTAAGATGGAATCCAAATAATGAGTGAGATAAAAATGCAGATTTCTTTTATCAATTCCTTTATATTCCTTAAAACCAATCAATGTTCGTATCTGATTAAGATCTAGGAGAAAATGAGCACCATTTTTAGatcacaaaatatttttctaagttgCACTAAATATAGCTGGAAAAAAAAGCTGAAACATCAGAACGTTGAAAATATAAAGACAATGTGGCATATATCATGTATAAGAGAAGTTATTAAGGCAGGCATGGGGCGGAACGCTACCTCTTCGCAACAGATCGTACTTCGTCTGCAAGAAGCTTCAGATGATTCTTTACATCTTTACAATGAAGTGCAACCCACTGCTTCATCTGTGCTGTTCCAACAGGGGCCCAGTAACCAGGTTTactaccctttccatcagaagCAGAGGCGACACcaagaaagaaagtaaagctATAGCCAACCAGCCTATCTCTCAGTTCCATCTCACTATTTGAATGAAGCTGTGTCCAATCCAATTTTTCATCTTCCACACTACCGAAGACCTCCAAAAGCTGTGATTTCCCATCAACTTTATCTGTCTCCACCTTTTTCAAGATTACCAGCTTGCTGATGATGTTGAGGACTTGCAACTTACGTGAGGAGATCCCTGAGAGGCATTTAATTGCTTCAGACAAGTTTGCAGAAACTCCCACAGAAGATCTCAACCATTTAAGTATAATATGTTTCACGTATTTCGGAATAGACTGTTTAAAGGCCAAGAGTGCTGCTACAACATCCCAAACAACCAATGGTTTATCCAAAGGTTCATGCTGATTTAATGACCATAATATATTGTTCTCCCAACTAATTAGCTCTTTCTCAGGAAAATCTGGGAAAACTTTAATGTCAAAATCTGGACAAGCCGTAGAGGAAATCTCCAGCTGCTGTCCTCCAATCCATAGAAATTCTACTGCAGCTTTCAGAGCCCTGGAAGTTTTGATAAAAGTGACTTTAGTTTCTCAAGCAAGCTATCTTTCCCGCTAAAGCACTGCCCCTAgtttatcatctttttttttcacaaatagaTTAGACAGGGGCACAGGGCAGTTATCAGATTATTTCTTGGTCCATATTAGTATATGAATCCGTAAAAGATGTAAGTCTTTATCTTTACAGAAGACAACATGTCAATAATCAACGAAATTTCATTTATCATAATGACAGTTCCAACTCTAGACATCCTTCCTTTGTTCATGAAGATAGATTTATGAATTGAAAGATAGATCTATGCATATCAGAAAGCAGCAGCTTCACATAGCAGATAAGGAAATCTGTGTAAGATAACTCATTGATTTACATGTTGGAATAGCTTTACAATCAAACTTACTTTTCCCTCACAAAAGATGAGGAAACGAACGAGAAAAATGATCTAGAAAACTATATGGACTTTTTAAGCATTCTAAAAGTGTGAACACCAGAATCTGTTGAATTGGGAGGTTGTAATTACCCAGCGAAGAACACCAGAgtcattaaaaaaagaagaagatactATTAGTTGAAAAAAGAATTTGCCCGACCCTTCTTTTGTAAAAAGTATTATTAAGAACATGGATAATTTTTTGTTAGTAGATAATAGATATACCAAGATCCTGGTGAAAGTCGGCATCTACAATTACATAACAACAAACAGCCAAAAAGGGGAAATACAATACCTTGCCTCATACATTTGATTCAGTCGCTCGGTAGAAAAAGCTCTTACCTGCACGGTGTGTGTAACTTTTGTTGGTATAGAAGTATTAAAACAGAACAGAAAAGAATAAACATCACAACTCAATATCTACCATTATTAAAGAAGGATTTTTACCTGATGATCTGTTTATAATTCAAGAAGCTTGTGATGAAAGAAAATTAGATCTTATAAGAGGCGTATAATAGTTTCAGGAGGGAGTTTCTAGTTGGACTTAACTGCTAAAAAACTATACTGATCAAGATTTAACAAGAAACTTATAGTCTGTTTCGCAAAGCTTCTAAATTAAGCTTATTTTGAGGAGTGCTTTTCAGAAACGTACTTTTGGTGAGAAGCAGTTTGTGTTTGgccaataaatttaaaaaacactTTTAAGCAGCAATTAATGTTTGGCCAAGCTTTTTAGAAGTGTTTCTAAGTGTATTTTTCACAAAAGTGCTTTTGGGAAAAAGCTGCTTTTTAGCTTTTGAAGAACAACTTCTGCTACTCCCCAGAAacacttattttctctcaaaaacttggtcaaacaccttttttttaattaaaaaaaggcaCTTTTGGCCTCCCAAAAGCTTTGGCCAAACGGGCTATTAATCGCATTCTGTTCTAAAAACAAATAACAAGATGGTCAAACCAAAGGTGCTGACAAAAATCATTTATTGCTGAGCATATGGGAGAGTTTCCAGTAAGATATTTCAGCGTGATTTTACTAGATTAATATTAGTGTCAAGTAATCCTGTGCAGGCAGACAAAATCAATAATTTGGAATACAAAGGATCTCCACATATTGATTACTTTCATATATGACCAAGAACACATCATTTATAGACTAACCCTTCACTCTTGGAAGGAAATTAGAGGTTAAACATTTAGGGCTTAGGGTGACAGGAAAAAAACTAGAAAAGGGAGAGTCATTTGTGAATCAGCCCTAAATTAGAAATTAAATTCTTCCAAACCAATAAATGCATCATACTTGGTCTTGTTGGTGGTATTAGACAATTAGTCCATATCTTGCACTTCAAAGTCATTTGCCGAATCAGGATATTGATGTTTACATGTTCATTGCAAATTGTGAATTAGTATGCAGACAAACCACACTTGTACATCAAAATATAGACTGAAAGGATGAAACATTACCACAGCCATCACCAGATTTCCCGGAGATACGGCTAGACCAAAGGAAGAACAAAATGCATCTGGCACCTGCAATGAATTTTTCATTTATGAAACAGATGGTAACAGAGATGCACGAAACCAAGATACATGTGCATACATCAGCAGAGCTTTCCACGCCAGGTGTATTGGAAGGAATAGGTACTTCACATAGAGAATTTTCATGTAAAATCCAGCAGCGGGTTGAGTCATCCTACAAAATAATCAGAAAGAAGTATAATTCAATAGATTCCCTGGAGGTGGATGGTCAAGCCATTACTGAGACAACAGAAATAAAGAACGTCATTCAAAATTTTTACCTAAACCTTTACAAAGAAACTGAAGAATGGAAGCCTGATTTTAATCTCCAAGGATCAGCTTTGATCTCTTCAGATGATCAGGTGTGGCAACAAAGAAGCTTTGAGGAGGAGGAGGTGTGGGAGAATGTTAAGTCTTGCGCAATTGACAAGGCTCCAGGGCCTGATGGATATACAATGAATTTCTTTCAGACTTTTTGGGATCTGGTCAAGGAGGACATTATGGGAAAAATGAAGAATTTCCATGATCATCaggtttttgaaagaaaatgctACTTTTGTAGCTCTTATCCAATTTATCTCCTTGCCTCTTCATCCTAGCTATGGAAGGACTTAGTAGTATGGTGAGAACAGCTATGCAAAACAATTGGCTTAGACGTTTCAAAATAGGAGAAGGTGAGAGGGGGGATCTGGAAATTTGTCCTCTGCTCTATGCAGATGACACTATTATCTTTTGTGAAGCCAAAGTGGCACAAGTCACTTACATTAGAATCATGCCAGTAGTTTTTGAAGTTGTGTCTGGACTAAGAGTGAATTGGAGAAAAAGCAGCATCTTCCCAGTCAAAGAAGTGGCTAATATTCAGGTTCTAGATAGTATTCTTGGATGTGATGTAGAAAATCTGCCTACTGCGTACTTGGGCATGCCCCTAGGCAGAAGACACAAAGATATAGAAATTTTGGACAACATTctggaaaaaactgaaaaaaggaTAGCTCAAGGGAAAGCTCGGTATTTATTTTCAAGGGGGACGGATCACACTAATTTATTCGGTATTGGACTCTCTCCCTACTTATGTGATGTCTTTGTTTCCTATTCCTGCAAGTGTGGTCAAGAAGCTGAACAAATTAATAAGAGATTTTCTATAGAAGGCAACAAGGAAGGAGAGGGATATAACCTGGTGAAATGGGAAGTGGCACAACTGAGCAAGGGTCAGGGTGGTCTTGGTATCAGGAACTTGAAGAATCAGAATAATTGTCTCTTCATGAAGTGGTTATGGACATTCAGCGAAGAGGCTTCAACTTTATGGAAGGAGGTTATCTCCTATAAGCATGGCCAGGTTAGTCCATGGTGCTCCAATGAAGTGAATGGAACATATGGGATGGAAGCATGAAGACAGTCAAAGCGTTATGGCCAAAGCTTCAAGGAAATTCTAAAATCATGGTTGGAGATGGTACCAAAACCAGATTTTGGAAAGACAATTGGATAGGAGAAACACCTCTACAACATAGTTATCCTGATCTTATGGCATTGAGCAGCGATCCTGAAGCTACCATCTCTGAAAGGTGGTCAACTCAAGGGTGGAATTTAAACCTCAGAAGACATCTAAACGACTGGGAAGTGGATAGGGTGACAAGCTTGTTAACTGAAGTGGAGTGTTTCTCTGGTACTACTCTTCTTGCTAACACACTGAGATGGAGACATACAGAGGATGGTTATTTCTCTGTAAATAGACTTTATAAAAAGGAAAACAGTGTGACGCAAGGGGAGAATTCTAGGATCTGGAACAATATCTGGAAGAACATGGCTCCTACAAAGGTCAAGTGCTTCACCTGGCTAGTAGTAAAGAGAGCTTGACCGACTCATGAAGTGCTACAAAAAAAGGGGAGAGTAGTGGTGACCGGATGCTTCTTGTGCAATGAAACTGCGGAGACAAACAACCATCTTTTCCTACATTGCAAGCTCACTGGACAATTGTGGAATCTTTTCTTCGGTCTCTCTAAGACTGAATGGACTATGCCTGAGCATACTGCTGATCTGATGATCAGCTGGATGAGGTGGGCTGTATGGAAACAGAGGAATGGGagatgttttgaagacaagatcAAATCCATTCATGATGTGAATTGGAATTGTTTAGTGTCTTTATTTTTTGGTGTAAAAGAAATTGTGTAGAGGAAGTAGATAAGCTGATAGATTTCCTGGGTGCTCTGTAAAGCCTTAGAATCTAACTCTCTACCTTGTGAATTTTAGAAGGTTAATGCTGAAGATTGAAGAAAACAACagtacaattttattttatttttaaaaagaaagttaaTCTACCATTAAATTATGCTCCAAATGCAAGAATTTCCAAGTAAATCCCACACCGAGGTTTGGTAAATAAAATTGTTAATACCAAAAAAATTCGCATCAGGATTTGGGGGCAGAATTTGGAAAATCCTTGTATGCTATATTACTTTTACAGCCATCTATTGATAGACAAAGAGACATCCAAAGAGTGCTCTCCATTAGATTGATAACACTACTCGGAGAATAGTAACATTGTGCTTTAAATGTTTATGGTAAAATAACAGAAAACAGCAATAAAATAGTCCAAGTAGAAACAGCAAATAATAGAGCAGCTTACCTGGCTGCAGCTGTAAAGGCAACGTCCATCAAAAGCCCAAGCTAGACCTGTAACCTAGAACACATCAACACAAGTTAATATCTCCGACGATAAAGAGGTAAGATTTGATTATCAACAAGAACTCACAACATGGTTATGGGCATCACAGGAGCCAGCTTTCTCAAATCTACGAACAAGAATGTCACAAGTCCACACTTCAATTGATCCAGATCCCTTGCCAATGGCTAAAAGCATTTTGTTAGGTGACTGCC
The Capsicum annuum cultivar UCD-10X-F1 chromosome 6, UCD10Xv1.1, whole genome shotgun sequence DNA segment above includes these coding regions:
- the LOC107875714 gene encoding uncharacterized protein LOC107875714 isoform X2 is translated as MSTMRSLRFNSQQRETPEENLVAVASGHIVTILNPAKPFGSRGLITVPPGKPFPIGLIDRKDLLSGCMLHIALSRDSSPQEKLNRENRPCVRSISWSPIGVASNSGCLLAVCTTEGHVRLYRMPFREFSAEWVEVMDISKMLYSYLTSTNFQAASFRVSEVADPTQACLDEGDDDLPISTMRKELKRRRLNATVMEVKACSQKEKNTSTVTRSKAMSSKKVVGDGSQSLITAEEYASRNAMLSSLIVAWSPCLPQTSGGGISTANGLISGCSVLAVGGKSGVISLWRMHKPESYSIMNCPDSDEALLVGLLEAHDTWITTISWGLFNSDASNPLLLLATGCSNGSVKIWHACCRRLVESSELSDSPFSLLKEVKAADFAMATMVSLTVSGQSPNKMLLAIGKGSGSIEVWTCDILVRRFEKAGSCDAHNHVVTGLAWAFDGRCLYSCSQDDSTRCWILHENSLCEVPIPSNTPGVESSADVPDAFCSSFGLAVSPGNLVMAVVRAFSTERLNQMYEARALKAAVEFLWIGGQQLEISSTACPDFDIKVFPDFPEKELISWENNILWSLNQHEPLDKPLVVWDVVAALLAFKQSIPKYVKHIILKWLRSSVGVSANLSEAIKCLSGISSRKLQVLNIISKLVILKKVETDKVDGKSQLLEVFGSVEDEKLDWTQLHSNSEMELRDRLVGYSFTFFLGVASASDGKGSKPGYWAPVGTAQMKQWVALHCKDVKNHLKLLADEVRSVAKSQRPSFCEYVEEEECSFCSASVPFDSPDSAVCQGVKCDTGNSPRHKLFRCAVSMRICPLVPVWHCMCCQRWASILAPSPLFKMSGYPSDFKSNTDDEPPKPWCPLCGIPLKRSLPEFLLSPSFV
- the LOC107875714 gene encoding uncharacterized protein LOC107875714 isoform X1, coding for MSLSFQSSILVASPSYPNSVAWSEENLVAVASGHIVTILNPAKPFGSRGLITVPPGKPFPIGLIDRKDLLSGCMLHIALSRDSSPQEKLNRENRPCVRSISWSPIGVASNSGCLLAVCTTEGHVRLYRMPFREFSAEWVEVMDISKMLYSYLTSTNFQAASFRVSEVADPTQACLDEGDDDLPISTMRKELKRRRLNATVMEVKACSQKEKNTSTVTRSKAMSSKKVVGDGSQSLITAEEYASRNAMLSSLIVAWSPCLPQTSGGGISTANGLISGCSVLAVGGKSGVISLWRMHKPESYSIMNCPDSDEALLVGLLEAHDTWITTISWGLFNSDASNPLLLLATGCSNGSVKIWHACCRRLVESSELSDSPFSLLKEVKAADFAMATMVSLTVSGQSPNKMLLAIGKGSGSIEVWTCDILVRRFEKAGSCDAHNHVVTGLAWAFDGRCLYSCSQDDSTRCWILHENSLCEVPIPSNTPGVESSADVPDAFCSSFGLAVSPGNLVMAVVRAFSTERLNQMYEARALKAAVEFLWIGGQQLEISSTACPDFDIKVFPDFPEKELISWENNILWSLNQHEPLDKPLVVWDVVAALLAFKQSIPKYVKHIILKWLRSSVGVSANLSEAIKCLSGISSRKLQVLNIISKLVILKKVETDKVDGKSQLLEVFGSVEDEKLDWTQLHSNSEMELRDRLVGYSFTFFLGVASASDGKGSKPGYWAPVGTAQMKQWVALHCKDVKNHLKLLADEVRSVAKSQRPSFCEYVEEEECSFCSASVPFDSPDSAVCQGVKCDTGNSPRHKLFRCAVSMRICPLVPVWHCMCCQRWASILAPSPLFKMSGYPSDFKSNTDDEPPKPWCPLCGIPLKRSLPEFLLSPSFV